TTACGCAGAGCAACAACGCCAACGAAGCGAACAGCTCGCAGGACGCGACGACGACCAATAGCAAAATCACGATCAGCCAGAGCGCTGGAACGTCCCAGGGTCTTGGCAATTTTGCCTCGGTCTTGCAGTCGGCGAGCACCGGCTCCAGCACGACGGCCACCCAGGTCGGCGCGGCCAACAACCTGACGGCTTGGCAGTTGTCGGATATCAACGGTATTGCGCTGCTGAACCAGACGGGCCTCAGCAACACGATCCAGGGAACGCAGGGCGGCAATGCCAGCACCTTGACGATCAACCAGACGAACAACACCGGCGGCGTCTTTGCCGGCAATATCGCCACCTACAACCAGACTGGCACGAACGACCAGATGACGCTGAGCCAGATCAGCACGAATCAGTTCGGCAGCTGGGCTGCGCGCGTTGGTCAGACGGGCGACAACAACATCATGACGTCGACGCAGAACGGCATCGACGGCGAGTTCGACTTCTCGCAGACGGGTAACAGCAACTACGTCAACAACAACCAGACCGGCAACGGTGATACCGTGACCTTCGGTCAGGGACAGGTTGGTAACAACAACTATGCCCTGATCACCCAGAGCGGCAACACCGATACGCTCAGCTTTACGCAGGACGGTAACGGCAATACGGTCGGAAACAGCGGCTTTGGTGGCATCACCCAGACCGCCAGCAACGATACGGCTTCGATCAACCAGGGCGGGATCGACCTGGGTGTCTCGATCAACGGCACCGTGGAAGCCTCGCAGATGGCGAACAACGAAACGCTCTCTGTGAGCCAGGTTGGCACTGGAGACAGCTTCACGTCGGAGCAGTCGAACGCCAACGAAAGCGCCGCGGTCGCGCAGAACGGCGACGGCAACTCCGTCTCCAACGTCCAGTTCGGCAATGGCGATACCCTGACAGGTCAGCCGATCTCGGTGAACGGTCTCACCCTTGCCACCAGTGCGGTCCAGACGGGCAACGACAATACGGTGTCCAACAATCAGGCCGGCTCGAACGAGACGCTCACCTTCGCCCAAATCGGCAACAGCAACTACATCTACAATGGCCAGTCCACGGTCGGCGATCAGCTGACCGCGCTGCAGACCGGCAATAACAACTACATCAACTCGAACCAGTATGGCAGCGGCACGCAGACCGCTTCGCTCAGCCAGACTGGCAACAACGACACGATCTACGGAACGCAGTCCGGCAGCGGCGACGCCGCGACGGTCGCTCAGTCCGGCAACTTCAACTATGCCTATTATTCGCAGACGGGCGCGGGCAACCACGTCTCGATCACGCAGGGCAAGTAAGCTCAAGAGAGTGGGGCGCCTCGGCGCCCCGCTTTTTCTTCGTGGCGCATTGGTCCGCCGTCCGATATTGGGGCAATTGGCAAAGGAGAAGTCTGTGCGCGTTCTGCAATCGCCGATCCCGAAGCCTCACGTTTCGCGGCCCACATTGATCGGGGTCGCACTTGCGTTTATCGCCGCGCCGCTTGCGGCCGCGCCGACTGGCGGCGATGTGCTCGCGCAGGCGGCTTCGGGACCGCTGCATTGTGAAATTCAAAAAAGCCAGAGCGGCGATATGGTCAGACTTGTCGGGATCGCGACAGGCACGCAGGCAATTGCTGGAACGTCGCGTTTCGTCATGATCAAATCCGGCACCTCGGGATCATCGAATATGGCCCAAAGCCAGCATTTCGTGCTCAAGGCGCAGCAGCAGGCCGTGGTCGGCCAAACCACGACAAATCTCGATCCCGGCGGCCACATCGCCATCGATTTCGGCGTCAAGACGGACGGCGGACTCGTGTGCAACGTCCGGGCGTCATTGGAACGTTAAAAAACTGTGTTTGGAAGCTCGGGCTCCGCGTCGCGGACCAAATTTCAATCTCGTGAGAGTACCAAGCGTTGCAATTCGAACCCTTGCGAGCTGCCCGATCCGTCTTCGTTGCGCTCTCGATTTCCGCGCTGACGATTTTTATGAATGGCACGCCCGCGACTGCGCAGCAGCGAAGCGGAGCGAACGGGCAATTGATCTCGAACAATCAGGCGGCGCCACCGCAATGTGATGCCAATTGCGTGCGTGCCAATGCCGCCAAAGCGGCTGACGCCTGCGCGCCCCGCATCGAGTCGCAGGCGCCGAGCAGTTTCAACTGGATGTCCCGGCCTAACGCGGGGATTTTCCAGCAAGCGGACCCCTCTTCGCCGGGCGACACAATCGTCCGCTATCGCGGCGATTCGATCCGGTTTCTGACGGCGGACAAAAGCTGGCTACGAGTGAGTTACGAATGCGCCTACGATGTCCGCGCAGGTGTCGTGCAGTTCGTCAAGGTGCGCTCTGGCAGTCTCGACCAGCCTTTGGGGCCGGCGAATGTCCAAACAGCAAGCCAACATTCCGCGGTTCAGGCCGCGGCGCTCGCGGCCGCAATTCGCGCCGCGGTGCCGGGTGCGGCGATCACCAGTTCGGCGTTGGTCAAGCCGAAAAAACGGGTACATGTCTGGGAGCCGAGCCAAGTCGAAATTCAGCAACAGAACCCCAATCCGAGGCTGCCAGCGCATTCAACCTAGGCGCAGCGTCGGGTTATTCTAAGCCGTCGACGGATGAGCGAGCATGCGAGCCCGCTGCGCATTAGCGGGCGCGCATAACGATTTCGTGGATTGCCTCGCAATGGCGCACCAGAACTGGCCTCGCCGAAACAAATTCTTTCAAGGGCGTGTCGATGTCATAGAAATGGATGTTGGCAATGAAACCATAAATTGCGGCATCCACACTGGTTGGCTTGGCCCCATGCAAATAATCGTTGAGCTTTATTAGATTGGCCAACACACCGAGATCGGCGAGACCCCGGGCATAGGCCGCGTCCGGCTCATATCGACCGATGCCTTGGAAATAATACCTCTTCGAATTGAATTCGCGCGCCTTGAGGATGTCATCGTCGGTTAGCTGCGGATGTTCGCGCACAAGGGCCGCGCTGAATATCGGCCAGAGGCGATCGTCTTTCCAGCGCGAATAAGACATTACCCAATAGAGATCGTCTAACAGACGAACGACGAGAAGGTCCAAGTCCCGCTCACGGGCATTGAGTGCTGAATCGATCGTCAGGCGATATTTCGAAATAAGATGAGTTATAATGGTGTTGCTGTCGCCGATGGTCTCGCCATCATCGACAATGTAGGGCAGTTGCCCGCGCGGTGCCTGTGATGCATCGAAAACATGTTCATGCCTGAAGGGCAAACCTACAAGCCGCAAAAAGGCAAAGACCTTCAGCCCGTATCCGTTATTGTCGGCGACGCCGAACAATGTTGGATAGGAATAGAGAACGATCAAAATGCAGTGCCTCCGGTGAGCGCTTGTGGCGCTGCGGTGCAGTGAATCACCGCCTGAGCTTTGATGGCAAGTGGCAAACAAACGCATGGTCATCGCGCGAAACAACGCTGGCTCGGCCGAACGTGAGTTATCTGAATATCGCGATCAGACTCCAAATCATGATGCCCAGGCCAACACAGACGGTCGCGATCGAAATCGAGGAGTCGCCAGGCACGCTGATCGAGGTTGATTCATGCCACGTCTACCCCGCGCTGAAAGCCGCTGCCTAGCACCGACGCCAGCACCGGCCACCAACGAAAAGGCCCGCTTTGCGCGGGCTTTCACGGTATTCTAGGAATGTTGTGCACGCCTACTTGCACTCGTTGGTAGCGGCAATGCACATTGAGTGATCTAGCGATGCGCCCGGGTAACCCCGGCATCCATGACTGAAATTTGTCGCTGGGCGTGATCACCGTCTGTGAGGCCGGTCCGGCAATAACGATTGGATGCGTCGGACTCCACGAGCCATCCGCGTTCGAAAAGAAACTGTTGCAATTGGGTGCAGCAAGTGCGGGCGTGGTGACCCCGCATATGGTCATCGCAATACTCAAAAGCAGTCTGCTTGCCGACTTGCCGCGCATGAAGCCCCCTATAGTAATTTCGCATTTGAAGTTGGCTTGGCGGCGGCCACAATATTGTGACAGGCGAGAGAGTTGAACAGAATTTGATTGCAGTTTGCTAGTCAGTGTTTTCTGGCGGTGGCGCCTGGTGGCTGCACCAGCGGTGTCATTCAAAATCGGGGGCGCGCAGCTTTTAGGCTTCATGCGTGACTACAAAATCGAGTCGCGGCGCTGTGTCATCTCGCTGCCGGACGAGGGCGCCGCCGTTGAGATTTTTGAGGGGACGTTACACGGCTCAGTGACGGCCTTTGATGGTAGCCGAGCGCCAAATCACGCGATTAAGGCTCGCTTCGCGCGAGTCTTTTTTCAATCCGCACAATGCCAGACGTTTCTCTTAGCCGTGGCGATTCGGTGGCGATTCCTGCGAAAAATGAAAAAGGCGCCCTATGGCGCCTGCTTCCAAACCATTGTATTTTGGCAGGTTTCTGGCGCGCCCGGAGAGATTCGAACTCCCGACCCCTAGATTCGTAGTGTAAATTCATAAAAAGCCTTTTAAAATCAATAACTTAAATTGTGGCGACAGTTCGCCAAGTTTGGAAGGTTGAAGCCGCCCTTTTCCACCGACCTCGCCGCGACAGTCTAATGTGATCAAGACGGAGATCGTCCGTCTTACTGAGAAGTGATCTTACGGTCCGAATTTTGCCGACCACGTGAGAGCGGAGCCCTTAGCGAAATCGGCCCGGCGTGAGTTGGGTCACGAAAACTCGATCCGAATGTCAGTCCTCGAGAGCGACATTCTGATCACTCCGCTCAGGTAGGAAGACGGGCTTGAAATATCCGGCCAATGGCCGTACATCACGGCGAGGAGAAAGACCATGGCTGACCCAGCTTTGAAACCCAACCGCAGCCGCGTTCGTGGCGAACGCCTAGAAACGCGCGTCACGGCTGACCAGAAGAGCCTCATCGAGCATGCTGCCGCACTACAAGGCCGGACAGTGACAGATTTTGTGCTAACCAGCGTTCAGGAAGCGGCCCGCCGCGCGATCGACGAGCACCAACGCGTCAATCTGTCGGTTCGTGACAGCCGGGCTTTCGTGGAAGCTCTGATTGATCCGCAACCGGTCAACGATCGGCTACGCGATACAGTCCGCCGTTATCGCGAGAAGGCCGGTGTCTGACGCGTGGCGCATGAAACCAACGAGACGCTCCGGGTCGAAGCGCTCGCCTCGTATCATGACCGTTCGGGGTTTGAGAGTGGCGTAGAGCCACTGGACAGGTATTTTCGGGCCCAGGCTGGGCAGGATGCTCGGAAGAACTTGGCGGCGCCGTTTGTCCTGGTTTTGCCCGACGGCGCTATCGGGGGTTATTATACCTTGTCAGCAACTGGCGTCGCCCTCGCGGACCTGCCGGCACAGATCACCCGGAAGTTGCCGCGTTACCCCCTCATACCGGCGACCCTTTTGGGAAGACTTGCCGTTGACCGGCGGCATCAAGGCAACGGCTACGGGCGCTTTCTGCTGGCCGACGCGCTTTTCCGTTCAGTGCAGAGCGAGATCGCTTCGTTCGCCGTGATCGTCGATGCCAAAGACGAGAATGCCCGACGCTTTTATGAGCGTGAAAGCTTTTTACCGTTTCCCGACCAGCCGATGAAGCTGTTCCGGCCGACGGCGGACATCACGAAGCTGTTCGATTAGGACGCCGGAACTATACTCGGCATGTCGATGAGACGACGCTGCCTCGTCTTCGGGGTATTTCGAGCCGTCATTATGCGACCCGTTGCTCACGTATAAGTTCATGAATTCGTGCGTTTGGAACCATCCTGTTGATTTCCGCTGAGAACTGACCCCAGCGGGGATGCGGACGAAAACTTGGACCACCACGGAGGTAGTTCATGTATTCCTACGTAGACAGGATCCGGGCGGTTGAGCTGTATCTCAAGCTAGGCAAGCGGATTAGGGCGACCATTCGCCAGCTAGGTTATCCCACCAAGAATGCGCTGAAGGACTGGTACCGTGAGTACGAGCAGCAGCTAGATTTGCGAATGCGCTGTGCAGCTCGAGCGCCGAAGTATTCCGAGGCCGAAAAGCAGGCGGCGCTTGAGCACTACCGCACTCACGATCGCTGCATTGCGTCGACGATGAAGGCCTTGGGTTATCCTGGTCGTGGCACTTTAACGGCATGGGTTCGAGAGGCGTTCCCTGGTGCCAGGACATCCATGGTCGGTCGGTCCTGGCGTCCTACGTATCCTGAAGCCTTAAAACAGGCCGGCGTCATCGCGCTATTCAGTGGAGAAGAAAGGGCGCAAGAGGTAGCGGATCGTCTGGGCGTGTGCCGGCCGACATTGTACAACTGGAAAAGCCAGTTACTGGGTCATGAGGCTCCGTCAGCTATGAAGCATCGCAACACCTCTCCGCCAGCTCAGGAACGCGAGGCACTCGAGCGCCAACTCGAAGCCCTGCAGCGCGATATCCGTCAATTGCAACTCGAGCATGACCTCTTGAAGAAGGCCAACGAACTCGTAAAAAAAGGCCTGGGCGTCGATCTGCACCTCCTGAGCAACCGGGAGAAGACACAGCTGGTTGACGCCCTCAAAGATATCTATCGGTTGCCGGAGTTGCTTAGCCAGCTAGGGCTGGCGCGAAGCTCCTACTTCTACCACCACGCCCGGGTGAGCCTCGCAGACAAGTATGATGTCATGCGGCGTCGCATTACCGAAATCTTCGAAGCCAATCATCGCTGCTACGGCTATCGCAGACTACAGGCGTCGCTGGCCAAGCAGTGCGTGACAATCTCGGAAAAGGTCGTGCAGCGGTTGATGAAACAGGAAAGCCTAGTCGTCGCCAAGCCAAAGCGGCGGCGCTTTGGCTCGTACCTGGGCGAGATAAGTCCGGCGCCGGAGAACCTGATCAATCGCGACTTCCACGCGAAGGCGCCGAACGAAAAATGGCTCACCGACATTACCGAGTTCCAGATCCCAGCCGGCAAGGTATATCTATCACCCATTATCGATTGCTTCGATGGCATGGTCATCAGTTGGTCGATTGGCACGCAGCCAGATGCTGGGCTGGTCAATACAATGCTCGACGCCGCCATCGATACCGTAGCTGGCGGCGGGGAGCGCCCAATCATCCACTCTGATCGGGGAGCGCATTATCATTGGCCGGGGTGGCTGACGCGAGTCAGTGATGCAAACCTGGTTCGCTCAATGTCTCGTAAAGGCTGCTCGCAGGATAACGCAGCGTGTGAGGGATTCTTCGGTCGGCTGAAAACGGAACTATTTTACCCCCGCGATTGGAATGCCATCACAATCGATCAGTTCGTCAAAGAGGTTGATGCCTACATCCGATGGTACAACGAGAAGCGGATCAAAATATCCCTTGGCTCTCTCAGCCCCATCGAATATCGAGAAAGTCTGGGATTTTACACATAAATCAGTCCAACTTTTTATCCGCATCCCCTATCCCTCTGCGCTGGGTCATGTATGGATGCCCCCGTTCGTGCAAGGCTTTTTTCGAACGGCTCGAACGTGTGATCGGGTGCGGTCATGTATCAGGCCTTTTCGTGCGGCTCGATTTTGACCGCTGGCCGGTATGGAGCTACGCGGACCTGGTGCAAATCAGCTCTGCGAGCTCAAGGCTCTCTGACCCGGATGCATTCCCAGACCCACTGTCACCGATCTTTGTCCTTACCCTTCGTTGACCTCCTCACACGCCGACGGTCCGATCTCGCTGCCGGCTTTGCTTACGCGGCAACCAGACCGGAATCCTTGTAGCCTTCATTCTTCGTCATCATTGCCCAGATCGAACGTGCCATTTTGTTGGCGAGCGCGATCGCGACGAGCATGCGTGGCTTGCGCATCAACATGCGGGCTAGCCATGAGTTCTCGGCCGGCGCTTTGCGGCACGCCCAGCGGATCACGGTCATCGCGCCGATGATTAACAGCCGCCGGATATCGCGTTGTCCCATCTTCGAGGTTCGGCCGAGGACCTGCTTTCCACCGCTCGAATGCTGTCTAGGCACCAGCCCGAGCCATGCTGCAAAGTCTCGCCCTTTCCGGAACGTCGTCATAGCGGGGGCAAAGGCCTCGATCGCCATAGCGGTGATCGGCCCCACCCCTGGCATGGACATCAGCCGGGGTCGTGCTCTCCGATCGTTTGGCTTCCGACTTGAGCGTCTTCTCCAAGCTGGCAATACGAGACGACAGCATCTCGATCTGTTCAAGATAAAGCCGTGCGGTTTCCACGACGATCAGGTCGAGGCCAATATTGTCTTCGATAGCCTCTGTCAGCGATGCTAAGTTTGAAATGCCCTGCGGTGCAATGATGCCGTGCTCAGCTAAATGGGCTCGGACGGCATTGATGAGTTGCGTTCTTTGGCGCACGAAGAGATCGCGCGTCCGAAAGAGCATTGAGCAGGCTTGCTGGCTCTCGGTTTTAGGAACGACAAACCGCATCGAGGGCCGCATGGCGGCCTCGACAATCGCTTCGGCGTCTGCCGCGTCATTCTTCTGGCGTTTGACAAAGGGCTTCACATAAGCGGGCGGCAGCAAGCGAACTTCGTGGCCGAGCTTGCCGATCTCGCGAGCCCAATAATGCGCCGTTGCACATGCTTCCATGGCGACAACGCACTTCGGCAGCCCCATGAAGAAGGCCAGAACCTGGCTGCGGGACAGCTTTCTGCGGAAGATGACACCGCCATCGGCGCCGGCGCCATGTGCTTGAAAGACCCGCTTTGCAAGGTCCAGCCCGACAATGCTAACTTCCTTCATGGATGCTCTTTCCTCTGAGTGACGTGTTGCAACATCACTCTGGCACATCGCGATGCCGTCGGGAGGGGGCATCCACTCCATCAGCTCTCAGTGGAAATCAACAGTTTGCCATTTCTGGGTGGCATTTCGCCGCTCGATCGTCATCCGGTCGTGCGGGTCGTTATCCGCGCCGTTGGCCTCAACGCTTCGCCAATGTGAACGCAGGGCGGCAGTCGCTCGGGCATTCGGCGCAGGGGTAACGCGCCGTCTAGAAGCAAATTTCTTGTCGTAAAATTCCCCAGCATAAATCCCAGGATAATTCGAGTTCTATGCTGGGCTGATTTCTATAAGCTATTGATTTTATGGCGCGCCCGGAGAGATTCGAACTCCCGACCCCTAGATTCGTAGTCTAGTGCTCTATCCAGCTGAGCTACGGGCGCGCAAATCCGCAAGGGAAGCCGAAAACTTGCCGATGATCGGGAAGAGGTCGATCCCAAGGATGGACGGCTTCCTTAGCGGCTCGGGCGAAGGATGGCAACAGGCTGCTTTGATGTTCAGGCTGCGACGGCAGGGCGGCGGCGCTGCGGCAATGTGATCCGGAATGTCGCGCCGGTATTCTCGTCCGCATCGTCATCCACAGGCGCCAGTTCGATGCTGCCGCCGTGCGCGCGAACAAGATCGGCCGCGATGGCGAGTCCCAGCCCCGAGCCGCCTGGGCGCGACGAGCTCGAAAAAGGTGTGAAGAGCTGCGCGCGCACGCTCGGCGGCACGCCGGGGCCTGTATCGGCGACTTCAATGATCACGTCGTCGCCGGCGAAGTCTGCGGCGATCATGATTTGCGCCGACCGGCCACGCGCCGGACCGGCGCGGTCGAGCGCCTCCACGCCGTTGCGCATCAGATTCATAAGCACCCGGAACAATTGCTCCGAATCGGCCCAGAGCACGAAACCGACGTTGACGTTGTTCACAATTGCGACGCGGCTGCCGCAGCTCGGACAAACCGATTCGGCCGCCTCGGCGACGACATTGTGCAAATCGACAAACCGTGGACGGGGCGCCTCGTCTGTCGCGCGGCCATAGGTTAGTGTGGTCTGACAGAAGCGGATGGCGCGGTCGAGCGTCGCGACGAGCTTGGGCGCCAGCCGTTGCGCCAACGGATCGGTGACATTGCCGAGGCGATCGGAGAGAAGCTGCGCGGCGGCCAGCATGTTGCGCAGATCATGGTTGATCTTGGCGACGGCGAGACCGAGCGCGGCGAGATGCTTCTTTTGCGTCAATTCGCGGACAAGAGTGTCCTGCATCGTCGCCAGCGCCTCTTCGGCGCGGCCGATTTCATGCGTGGTGCCCGACGGCACGATAATTCGGCTGGCATTTTCCGGATCGGCGCCGAATTCGGTGATGTTGGTCGTGAGGCGGCGCATCGGGCCGAGGACGACGACATGGAGGATGATGACCGCGAGCGCCGAGACAAGCGCCGATATTGTCAACGAGACCATCAGAGCGCGGGCTGCGCTGCTGTGCAACGCCTCTTTCGCCGGTCCCTCGTCCATCGTCACTTCGATGCCGTCACCGCCCATCGGGGCGGCGCCAAGGACAGTGATGACGCGATTGTCGGCGGCAAAATAGGTCCGCCATGCCGAAGCAAGAGATTGCAGGAAGGACCAATGCCGCAGGTCGTAGATCTCGTCGACCGCCGGGGGCAGGGTGGTGGCCGCGAGAATGCGCCGCGTACCGTGCGCTTTCAGGACAATGATGCGTGCACCGACGCTGTCGAGCAGCTCGCGCGACAATTGCGGCGAGACCATCGCCCGCGGCGCCGCCTCGAGAACCAGGGTCGCGGTATAGGCTGCGCTTAAACGGTTGCGCAGCCAATTGTCGCGATAATGCGCGATCAGCGGCACATAGATCATAAATTCCGCCGTCAACACGAAAACGACGACGGAAATGACGATTCGCGTGGCGAGGCCAAAACGCGGGCGCCGTCCTTGCAGGCCCTGTATAATGCCGCCAGAACGATTCTTGGAATAAGGCTGCTGGTTGACGGTAACGAAGTCGCGCATTGCCTATCTCGTCCAGCGCGGAAAGAACCGCTGCCCCAGAGCTTTGCCGAGATAGGGCGTAGATGCAAGCGCAGCCTCGGAGATGGATTGCGTCAGTGCTGGCGCATTGACGACGACGCTGAGGTCCGAAGCTTTCATCCGTTTATCGATGGCCACGCTGAATATCCCCGCAAGTTCGCGCACGCCGGGCCCGACAAGCCCCGCACCCAGAATCATACCCGCCGAATTCGTCACGATCTTGACGTGACCCTGCGGCGTGCGGCTCAAACGCGCTCGTGCCGTATCGGCAAAGGTCGCCCGTAAGATACGGATAGAACTATGTTTTTTTCGCGCTTGTGCCTCGGTGACACCAACAATGGCCATCTCGGGATCGGTGCCGAGAACGCGAGCAATCGGTGCCGTTGAATGGCCGTGCCCAAACAGGTGTGCCGCCAGGCGTTCGGCCTGTCCAAGCGCCGAAAGGCGGGAGTCCGGCCCACCGGCCGCATCGCCGACGACGTGGATTTTGCGGTTGCTGGTGCGGCCCTGCGAGTCGCTCAGAATCCCGGAATTTGCATAGGTGACCCCAGCATTTTTCAGACCCAAACCTTCGACGAGCGGCAGCGGATTGGCCGCGAATGTGATTTGCTGACTTTCCAGCGGCGCGGCCTGCCCTTCAAAATAGAGGCGCACGCCGCCCGAGACCGGTTCGAGTCGGGTGATCTCGTGGTGCGTAAAGAGACGCAAGCCCTCGCGGGTCAGTTGGGTCAACACTGGCGCGACGAGTTCGGGATCTTCGTCGGGAAGAATGGCGCCAGCCTCGACAAGCGACACCCGCGTGCCAAGCCGCAGAAGCGCCTGTGCCAGGATGAGTGCCTGAAAATTCGCACCGACGATGATCAGATCTTCGGGCGGCCGATCGATCGTCAGCACATCTTCGAGCGCCAGCGGCCGTATCAATTCCTGTCCAGGCCATGAGGCATGCGCCGGCGTTGCACCGGTGGCGAGGATGAAATGCTTCGCCTCGATCAATTGACCGCCGGCTTCGACCCGTGTGGGGCTGCTGAAACTGCCAAGGGCGCGGATCAAATGGATGCCGGAGGCGCTGAGCGGCTCCGGCGCATAATCGTGTGCGAAATCCTTGACCGCAGCGAGGGCCTGGGTGCGAACGCGGACAAAATCGATTTTTGCGCCCTGTGCCCCGCCAGTGTGCAAAGCCGCTGTGCAGAAGGCCTGGAGCGGAATCGTCTGGGTGAGGTAGGCGCCCCCCCAACGCGCGCTTTTCTACGACAACAACCTTCGCGCCAAGCCGCGCCGCCGTCCGCGCCGCCGTCAGCCCCGCACCGCCGCCGCCGAGCACGCAGAGATCGTATTGCAATGCATTTGTCATAATCTATCTCGCGCCACTGCGGTGGTGGCGGGCTTGCCCCGTCTTCAGCCGCACCTTACGTTCTTTAGTCTCGACAATGACTTGCCGAAAGCACGGTCGGCGAACAGACCGTGCGGTTCTGGCCTCGGCCCACCAATTCGTGCGTCGGTTGCCTCTCGGTCACGAAAATGGCACTGGCTAGGTTTCGGCTGCAAGCCCTGCCGGGGTTGCGGCGCTTAAGGAGCGAAGAATGCAAATCGCTATGGTCGGCTCAGGATATGTGGGCCTGGTCTCGGGAGCCTGTTTCGCGGATTTCGGTCACAAGGTCTGTTGCATCGACAATGATCCCGCGAAGATCGAGGCCCTGAAGTACGGCAAGATGCCGATCTATGAGCCCGGCCTGGCCGAACTGGTGATGACCAACGTCCGTCAGAACCGTCTGACATTTGCTGACGATCTCTCGGCTGTGCGTGAGGCGCAGGCGGTGTTCATCGCCGTCGGCACGCCGTCGCGACGCGGCGACGGCCATGCCGATCTCACCTATGTCTATCAGGCGGCGCGCGACATTGCCGCGGCGATCAATGGCTTCACGGTCATCGTGACGAAATCCACTGTCCCGGTGGGCACCGGCGACGAGGTCGAGCGCATCATTCGCGAAGTGCGGCCGGACGCCGAATTTGCCGTCGTCTCCAATCCGGAGTTCCTGCGCGAAGGCGCTGCGATCGCCGACTTCAAGCGGCCGGATCGCATCGTCATCGGCGTCGAGGACCCGCGTGCCGAAGCCGTGATGCGTGAGGTCTATCGGCCGCTCTATCTCAACCAGGCGCCGATCCTCGTCACCAGCCGCCGCACGTCGGAACTGACCAAATATGCGGCGAACGCCTTCCTCGCGACCAAGATCACATTCATCAACGAGATTGCGAGCCTCTGCGAGGAAGTGGGCGCGAATGTGCAGGAGGTCGCGCGCGGCATCGGCCTCGACAATCGCATCGGCTCAAAATTTCTGCATGCCGGGCCCGGCTATGGTGGCTCCTGCTTCCCCAAGGACACGCAGGCCCTGATCAAGACGGCGCAGGATTATGGCGCGCCGATCCGCATCGTTGAGACGGTCGCGGCGGTGAACGACCAACGCAAGCGTGCGATGGCGCGCAAGGTGCTCGCGGCGTGCGGCGGCAACGTACGCAACAAGACGATTGCTGTGCTCGGCCTTACCTTCAAGCCCAACACCGACGACATGCGCGATTCGCCGTCGATCGCGATCATCACGGCGCTTCAAGATGC
This Methylovirgula sp. DNA region includes the following protein-coding sequences:
- a CDS encoding glutathione S-transferase family protein, with the translated sequence MIVLYSYPTLFGVADNNGYGLKVFAFLRLVGLPFRHEHVFDASQAPRGQLPYIVDDGETIGDSNTIITHLISKYRLTIDSALNARERDLDLLVVRLLDDLYWVMSYSRWKDDRLWPIFSAALVREHPQLTDDDILKAREFNSKRYYFQGIGRYEPDAAYARGLADLGVLANLIKLNDYLHGAKPTSVDAAIYGFIANIHFYDIDTPLKEFVSARPVLVRHCEAIHEIVMRAR
- a CDS encoding DUF1778 domain-containing protein, which produces MADPALKPNRSRVRGERLETRVTADQKSLIEHAAALQGRTVTDFVLTSVQEAARRAIDEHQRVNLSVRDSRAFVEALIDPQPVNDRLRDTVRRYREKAGV
- a CDS encoding GNAT family N-acetyltransferase, which codes for MAHETNETLRVEALASYHDRSGFESGVEPLDRYFRAQAGQDARKNLAAPFVLVLPDGAIGGYYTLSATGVALADLPAQITRKLPRYPLIPATLLGRLAVDRRHQGNGYGRFLLADALFRSVQSEIASFAVIVDAKDENARRFYERESFLPFPDQPMKLFRPTADITKLFD
- the csgH gene encoding curli-like amyloid fiber formation chaperone CsgH; amino-acid sequence: MRVLQSPIPKPHVSRPTLIGVALAFIAAPLAAAPTGGDVLAQAASGPLHCEIQKSQSGDMVRLVGIATGTQAIAGTSRFVMIKSGTSGSSNMAQSQHFVLKAQQQAVVGQTTTNLDPGGHIAIDFGVKTDGGLVCNVRASLER
- a CDS encoding HAMP domain-containing sensor histidine kinase; the encoded protein is MRDFVTVNQQPYSKNRSGGIIQGLQGRRPRFGLATRIVISVVVFVLTAEFMIYVPLIAHYRDNWLRNRLSAAYTATLVLEAAPRAMVSPQLSRELLDSVGARIIVLKAHGTRRILAATTLPPAVDEIYDLRHWSFLQSLASAWRTYFAADNRVITVLGAAPMGGDGIEVTMDEGPAKEALHSSAARALMVSLTISALVSALAVIILHVVVLGPMRRLTTNITEFGADPENASRIIVPSGTTHEIGRAEEALATMQDTLVRELTQKKHLAALGLAVAKINHDLRNMLAAAQLLSDRLGNVTDPLAQRLAPKLVATLDRAIRFCQTTLTYGRATDEAPRPRFVDLHNVVAEAAESVCPSCGSRVAIVNNVNVGFVLWADSEQLFRVLMNLMRNGVEALDRAGPARGRSAQIMIAADFAGDDVIIEVADTGPGVPPSVRAQLFTPFSSSSRPGGSGLGLAIAADLVRAHGGSIELAPVDDDADENTGATFRITLPQRRRPAVAA
- a CDS encoding IS3 family transposase, which produces MYSYVDRIRAVELYLKLGKRIRATIRQLGYPTKNALKDWYREYEQQLDLRMRCAARAPKYSEAEKQAALEHYRTHDRCIASTMKALGYPGRGTLTAWVREAFPGARTSMVGRSWRPTYPEALKQAGVIALFSGEERAQEVADRLGVCRPTLYNWKSQLLGHEAPSAMKHRNTSPPAQEREALERQLEALQRDIRQLQLEHDLLKKANELVKKGLGVDLHLLSNREKTQLVDALKDIYRLPELLSQLGLARSSYFYHHARVSLADKYDVMRRRITEIFEANHRCYGYRRLQASLAKQCVTISEKVVQRLMKQESLVVAKPKRRRFGSYLGEISPAPENLINRDFHAKAPNEKWLTDITEFQIPAGKVYLSPIIDCFDGMVISWSIGTQPDAGLVNTMLDAAIDTVAGGGERPIIHSDRGAHYHWPGWLTRVSDANLVRSMSRKGCSQDNAACEGFFGRLKTELFYPRDWNAITIDQFVKEVDAYIRWYNEKRIKISLGSLSPIEYRESLGFYT
- a CDS encoding FAD-dependent oxidoreductase — its product is MHTGGAQGAKIDFVRVRTQALAAVKDFAHDYAPEPLSASGIHLIRALGSFSSPTRVEAGGQLIEAKHFILATGATPAHASWPGQELIRPLALEDVLTIDRPPEDLIIVGANFQALILAQALLRLGTRVSLVEAGAILPDEDPELVAPVLTQLTREGLRLFTHHEITRLEPVSGGVRLYFEGQAAPLESQQITFAANPLPLVEGLGLKNAGVTYANSGILSDSQGRTSNRKIHVVGDAAGGPDSRLSALGQAERLAAHLFGHGHSTAPIARVLGTDPEMAIVGVTEAQARKKHSSIRILRATFADTARARLSRTPQGHVKIVTNSAGMILGAGLVGPGVRELAGIFSVAIDKRMKASDLSVVVNAPALTQSISEAALASTPYLGKALGQRFFPRWTR